The DNA sequence CCGCGCTTCCCGGGCAGGCCGTGGTGGATGCCGGATCCAAAGCTCTGGCCAAAGAGACACTGCGAGGAGAGGGGGCCGGATTTGGGGTGCTGCTGGAGCGGCCCGAAGTCCGGGTGCGAGGCCTCTCTGAGGAGCACGGCATCCTCGACCTCAGCGCGACTGCGTGGCGCCCGAGCGTGGGCGAGCGGGTCCGGATCGTCCCCAATCACGTCTGCGTCTCGGTGAACCTGCAGGACCGCCTCCTGGCCTGGGACGGGGAGGCCTGGAAACCGTGGTCGCTTCCGGCTCGCGGCCGGGGGCCCTACGTCCGCTAGCTCGACTTCGATCGAGGCGAGCTCACCTGAACGATGGACCTGACGAGGATGCTCTGTCGATGAGAACGCTACATGCACTGCACACGGACGCGGCTCCTGCCGCCATCGGACCCTACTCGCAGGCCATCCGGGTCGGCCGCTGGCTGTTCTGCTCAGGCCAGATTCCCCTTGATCCCACAACCGGCGCGGTCGTAGCCGGCAGCGTGGCCGAGCAGACCGAGCAGGTCTTCGCCAACATCCGTGCCATCCTGGAGGAGGCGGGCGCGTCCTTGGAACGAGTGGTGAAGACCACCGTCTTCCTGGCCGACATGGCGACGTTCCAGGAGATGAACGAGGTGTATGCCACCCACTTCGGCGAGCATCGGCCCGCCCGCTCGACGGTGGCAGTGCGGACGCTTCCCAAGAACGTGGACGTGGAGATCGAGGTCATCGCCCGCCTTTGATCCACTGGGGCGCCCCTCGGCCCTGGGTCGGACTACCCCGCCTGGCCGAGCCCGAGCACGTCCCTCAGGAATCCGTTCGCGAAGGTGCCGGTGGGATCGACCCGCCGGCACTGTCGCACGAATTCCGGCAACTCCGGATAGAGCCGAGCGATCCGGTCCTGGTCGAGCGGCATCCACTTGCCCCAGTGCGGACGTGCCCCCAGCTCGTCGGCCAACAGCGGCGCGAGGACGGCGCAGAGTCGGAAGAAGGGCTCCCGAGGTTCGACGTAGGTGATCAAGCTGATCGCGTACCAGACGTGGGCCCCCGCAGCCATGGACAACAGCGTCTCGTCCGGGAGGATGCGACGAACGCAGATCGGGTAGTGATGGGTGTACGTGCCGCCCAGGGCCCGCAGGGGAGCCTCCACCCCGGCGCGTAGGGCGGCCTCCTCCAAGGGAGTGCTGGGCTGCCAGGAGGCGTCGTCGGCCAGCTGCAGGATCTCCGTCACGCGCTCCAGAGCGAGGGCCAGTCGCTCCTCCGGCACGAACAGCTCCATCTCCAGATGCCGGAACAACTCGTGTTCCATGACCAGCATCCGATCCGAGGCGTCGGTCACCTCCACGTCCTCGACCAGGAAGCGGAGCAGCAGGCGGCGGAACGCCCACCGGATGGCGGGGGGGCTACGAAGTACGGCTGCCACCGTCTTGATCACGAGGTGGAGCCCGAGGTCGAGGGCCAGCAGCCAGTAGAAGCGATAGAGCAGGGCTGCCGGTCGAACGCGGGGAAGCGGGACCGCGCGCCGGGCCTGCACCACGAAGTCCCAGCGGTGCGGGATCAGGTAGAACTGCTGGAGGGGGTGCGTGCGCTCCATGGCGAGCACCTGGTCCAGGGTCTGGCGGCGCGTGAGGACCTCACGGATCCCGAACCTGGGGACCACGGGCAATTCGAGGCTGGTGACCACACCCAGCGCCCCCAGGCCGCAGCGTGTGGCGCGCAGCAGGGGGCCCGGCTGGTCCACATCGATCATCCGGGGAGGGTCGTCGGGATGCGGGCCATAGACGGCCAAGCGGACGGACAGGACGTAGTGGGAGAGGGAGTGGCGGCCCGACCCATGGGTGCCCGTGGCCACGGCCCCGGCCACCGTCTGCTCGGTGATCAGCCCCAAAGACGGGAGCGTCAGCCCCCGACGGCGCAGCACCCGCAGCAACCGTTTGAGGCGGCACCCGGCGCCGACCCGCACCCGCCTTCGGTCGGGGGCCACCTCGATCCCCCGGAAGTGGCGCAGGTCGACGGATAGGCCATCCGTGACGATCAGCGGGCTCCACGAGTGCCCTGCGCCGCGGACCCGGATGCCCTGGGAGCGGGCCTGGGCCAGTAGCCCCAGGAGCTCCTCCTCGGAGCGCGGCGCCGCCCGCCCGCCGGGGCGGAAGGTGAGGTTGCCGCCGAAGTTGGTCAGGGGGCGGAACATGGGATGCTCCATCCACAGAAGTTTGGGAGGTGGGTCGGGGGTGGCGCTGGCTACCCCGGCGGATCCTGATCTGGGTCCCTGGGCCCGAGCTAGCGGGGCCGGGGGCCCGCTCCAGGTGGGTCAGGGCTGACGCACCCAAGCCCGCTCTCAGCTTGACACGGCCGGTGCTCCCGTCTTACCAGGGGAATACTCGACCCAATCTCGTTCCGCATCCCATCTGCGCCTATGCCTGGCGTGGTTCGTGGGGGCGGATCGGGATGGGGACGTATGTATTCTCCAAACCCATTTGGGGGACACCCACATGATCCGTCCAACGTCCGTTGGCCTGAGGTCGTGGATCGGGCTCGCCGCCGGGGCCGTGATGGCTCTCGGTCTGGCGTTCGCTCCGTCTGCGGTCCAGGCACAACAGAGCACCGGCGTGATCGCGGGCACGATCACGGACGCAGGTTCTCAGCGTCCGCTCGAGTCCGCCCAGGTCTTCATCGAGGGGACCGGCATCGGCGCTCTGACAAACTCCTCCGGCCGCTACATTCTTCTGAATGTCCCGGCGGGAACGCACACGATCCGTGTGCAGCTGGTGGGCTACAAGGAGGGCACGTCCACCGTCACCGTAACGTCCGGCCAGTCCTCCGTGGCCGACGTGGCCATTTCGCAGACCGCCATCGAGCTGTCCGAGATCGTGGTCACGGGCGCCGGCGTGGCGACCGAGAAGAGAAAGCTCGGCAACACCATCGCCACCGTCGACGTCTCCGAGCTGCAGGACGCGCCCATCGCGGACGTGTCCCAGCTGCTGCAGGGCCGCGAGCCCGGCGTGGTCGGGGGCATCGGCTCCGGCACCACCGGTGAGGGCTCGTCGATCCGCATCCGCGGTTCCGCGTCGCTCTCCCAGTCCAACGAGCCGATCGTCTACATCGACGGCATCCGGGTGGACAACTCGGGTGGCTTCGCCGGCAACCAGATCGGCGCGGGCGGCCAGGGCCGCACGTCGCGTCTCGACGACATCGATCCGTCCACGATCGAGCGCATCGAGATCCTGAAGGGCGCCGCGGCCGCCACGCTGTACGGCACCGAGGCCTCCAACGGCGTGATCCAGATCTTCACCAAGCGGGGCCGCCAGGGCACGCCGCGCTTCACCTTCGAGGTGCAGCAGACGGCGATCACCACGCCCAAGGACCGCATGCAGAACCTCGCGGACTTCCCGCGTGACGCGGCAGACGCGGCGCGCATGAACAGCATGTTCGGCGCCGGCGTGTCGCCGTTCGACGTGTACGAGTATCCGCTGCTCCAGAACCTGTTCAACACGGGCTACGGGCAGACGTACGCCGCGTCGGTCACGGGCGGCAGCGACCTGATCACGTACTTCGCGTCGGGCCGCTATTCGTCCGAGAACGGTCCCTTCGACGGCACCAACCTGCCGGTGAACGGTCAGACCGTCGACCTGAGCGTGCCGGAGACGGGCGGGATCGCGGAGGACATCAACCGCCGCGTCCAGACCAACCTGAACCTGAACATCTTCCCCATGGAGAAGCTGTCGTTGCGGCTCTCCTCGCTGTACTCGGAAGTGCATCAGGAGACACCCAACAACGGCAACAACATCTACGGCGGCTTCTCGTCCGCGCTCATGGCGCAGCTGCGCCTGGCCAATCCGGACAACCTCTTCGGCGCGCCGGCCTTCGCCACGCTCCGCGAGAACCTGCAGCAGTACACGGTGGGCGACACGCGCCACTTCGCGGGTAGCCTGAACGCCAACTACGAAGTGCGGGAAGGGCTGGTGCTCGACGGAACCTTCGGCGTCGACCTGGTCTCGGAAGAGGCCTACGACTTCCGCCCCTACGGCTGGAACGTGGACGGCTTCTCGTCCTCGACCCCCGAGGGTGACCGCAACATCAGCGACCGCACGAACCGCGAGATCACCGCGGATGCCAAGATGTCCTGGGTGCGTCGCTTCGGTGAGCGTTTCGAGAGCACCTTCCTGGCCGGTGGCCAGGGCTTCCTGGTGCAGGAGACCACCTCCGGTGGCGGCGGCTCCCGCTTCCCCGGACCCGGCCTCGAGGTCGCTCAGGCCGGTGCCGACCAGTACGTGTCGGAGCGCTGGGAGAAGAACACCCAGGTCGGTGGTTACCTCCAGGAGCAGCTGGGCATCAACGACTACGTCTTCGTGACGGTGGGTGGCCGTTGGGACGCCAACTCGGCGTTCGGTGAGAACTTCAACACCGCCTTCTATCCGAAGGCCTCGATCTCGTTTATCCCGACGGATGCCTTCGGGTGGGAGAGCGAGACGGTCTCGAC is a window from the Gemmatimonadota bacterium genome containing:
- a CDS encoding RidA family protein, translating into MRTLHALHTDAAPAAIGPYSQAIRVGRWLFCSGQIPLDPTTGAVVAGSVAEQTEQVFANIRAILEEAGASLERVVKTTVFLADMATFQEMNEVYATHFGEHRPARSTVAVRTLPKNVDVEIEVIARL
- a CDS encoding FAD-binding protein, coding for MFRPLTNFGGNLTFRPGGRAAPRSEEELLGLLAQARSQGIRVRGAGHSWSPLIVTDGLSVDLRHFRGIEVAPDRRRVRVGAGCRLKRLLRVLRRRGLTLPSLGLITEQTVAGAVATGTHGSGRHSLSHYVLSVRLAVYGPHPDDPPRMIDVDQPGPLLRATRCGLGALGVVTSLELPVVPRFGIREVLTRRQTLDQVLAMERTHPLQQFYLIPHRWDFVVQARRAVPLPRVRPAALLYRFYWLLALDLGLHLVIKTVAAVLRSPPAIRWAFRRLLLRFLVEDVEVTDASDRMLVMEHELFRHLEMELFVPEERLALALERVTEILQLADDASWQPSTPLEEAALRAGVEAPLRALGGTYTHHYPICVRRILPDETLLSMAAGAHVWYAISLITYVEPREPFFRLCAVLAPLLADELGARPHWGKWMPLDQDRIARLYPELPEFVRQCRRVDPTGTFANGFLRDVLGLGQAG
- a CDS encoding SusC/RagA family TonB-linked outer membrane protein — its product is MIRPTSVGLRSWIGLAAGAVMALGLAFAPSAVQAQQSTGVIAGTITDAGSQRPLESAQVFIEGTGIGALTNSSGRYILLNVPAGTHTIRVQLVGYKEGTSTVTVTSGQSSVADVAISQTAIELSEIVVTGAGVATEKRKLGNTIATVDVSELQDAPIADVSQLLQGREPGVVGGIGSGTTGEGSSIRIRGSASLSQSNEPIVYIDGIRVDNSGGFAGNQIGAGGQGRTSRLDDIDPSTIERIEILKGAAAATLYGTEASNGVIQIFTKRGRQGTPRFTFEVQQTAITTPKDRMQNLADFPRDAADAARMNSMFGAGVSPFDVYEYPLLQNLFNTGYGQTYAASVTGGSDLITYFASGRYSSENGPFDGTNLPVNGQTVDLSVPETGGIAEDINRRVQTNLNLNIFPMEKLSLRLSSLYSEVHQETPNNGNNIYGGFSSALMAQLRLANPDNLFGAPAFATLRENLQQYTVGDTRHFAGSLNANYEVREGLVLDGTFGVDLVSEEAYDFRPYGWNVDGFSSSTPEGDRNISDRTNREITADAKMSWVRRFGERFESTFLAGGQGFLVQETTSGGGGSRFPGPGLEVAQAGADQYVSERWEKNTQVGGYLQEQLGINDYVFVTVGGRWDANSAFGENFNTAFYPKASISFIPTDAFGWESETVSTFRLRAAIGQSGLQPGAFDRFTTYSPYAYVDGAGVRPSNLGNNDLSPEVSTEWEVGAEFGFFNDRAAIDVTYWDRTVTDALVDQQFPPSGGFQNRQLVNIGELVASGFEIGAQGSLYQGDNISINVNANASYITEEITSLGGAAPIKSGGSYPRYRNWLVEGYTPGAFFGAKLASELAIPLNLDGSCTEPSQAQALAYFAGPVNPSSFKPLAYGNSDFGVADGTLASHNCGHGLLQSYNGKPNPDWQGSFGMNIAFLDNFELVSNFEYKFGNYWHQNLSGEFRQANAVIGRNTPRAAELYSTMLNPASSAQQRLDAAIAWAREIEALAPMSGLNSTFKSDFLRWRELSLTYRMPSEFVERLGLATGTLNLGVRNLKLWVNGEYNGMDPEGNVVGRSSDGGIDNNFLQGVEGWGVPTPRRLTASLRVSF